Proteins encoded together in one Carassius auratus strain Wakin unplaced genomic scaffold, ASM336829v1 scaf_tig00215906, whole genome shotgun sequence window:
- the LOC113096280 gene encoding TOX high mobility group box family member 4-like isoform X5, with amino-acid sequence MEFPGGSDTYLAIGGEAHHFLSSSEVRLSSSFPAETFHTPSLGDEDLDLDPDSALGVSDVVSDFGELGDGGASGVPGNAVVGGNDPSFASTFVSTPSQSLEQLSLMSQQSGGAMLESALGMDLAHPIGSQFSSSSPMTIDVPLSDINHGLLGHTQLTTIDQSELSAQLGLSLGGGTILPRPQSPDQPLSADSLSDSLHDDDMDDFRRKSVLVDSPVSLSVSPAVISLSPSLSEQPAVPASSSAPGRKGVGGKKGKKKKDPNEPQKPVSAYALFFRDTQAAIKGQNPSATFGEVSKIVASMWDSLGEEQKQVYKRKTEAAKKEYLKALAAYKANQLSQQATIEVLDAPVSPAAAVAPPPEPAPTVTPQRSSRIPLHAPDNNTITNICTSNIILDLPQVTTRSRTGAHKPQAPPPVNKIIIPKQLLQSPRQPPPLQQMQATPPPPRLQQMVHSQAPPPLQAKPRGAAAVGQVVTMAPPPLQIKIVPAPSPIVMTTAASPVGEVPPPAAIVTDLSPSATEEVAEEGMEVELNVSPAPDARPADAPSVCVRAGCNNPPIESKDWDREYCSNECVATHCRDVFMAWCAIRGQNSATVT; translated from the exons ATGGAG TTCCCAGGAGGAAGTGACACATACCTGGCCATCGGCGGCGAGGCGCATCACTTCCTGTCCTCCTCAGAGGTGCGGCTGTCGTCCTCGTTCCCCGCCGAG ACGTTTCACACTCCCAGTCTGGGCGATGAGGACCTGGATCTGGACCCGGACTCGGCGCTGGGCGTCTCTGACGTGGTGTCTGACTTCGGAGAGCTGGGCGACGGCGGGGCGTCTGGGGTTCCTGGGAACGCTGTGGTGGGAGGAAACGATCCGTCGTTCGCCTCGACCTTCGTCAGCACACCGTCACAGAGTCTGGAGCAGCTGAGTCTGATGAGCCAACAGAGCGGAGGAGCCATGCTGGAGTCTGCACTGGGgatg GATCTCGCTCATCCTATTGGCTCTCAGTTCAGCAGCTCTTCTCCAATGACCATCGACGTCCCTCTGAGTGACATCAACCACGGCCTGCTGGGCCACACCCAGCTGACCACCATCGACCAATCAGAGCTCAGCGCTCAGCTGGGCCTCAGTCTGGGCGGCGGCACCATCCTGCCCCGCCCACAGTCACCTGACCAGCCGCTGTCCGCTGATTCGCTGTCTGACTCGCTGCACGACGACGACATGGACGACTTCAGACGG AAGAGTGTCCTGGTGGACTCCCCGGTGTCTCTGTCCGTGTCGCCTGCCGTCATCTCCCTCTCGCCGTCTCTGTCGGAGCAGCCGGCCGTCCCGGCGTCCTCCTCTGCTCCCGGACGGAAGGGAGTCGGCGGGAAAAAGGGCAAGAAGAAGAAAGACCCGAACGAGCCACAGAAACCCGTGTCGGCTTACGCTCTCTTCTTCAGGGACACGCAGGCCGCCATCAAGGGCCAGAACCCCAGCGCCACCTTCGGAGAGGTGTCCAAGATCGTGGCCTCCATGTGGGACAGTCTGGGAGAGGAGCAGAAACAG GTCTACAAGAGGAAGACCGAAGCTGCCAAGAAGGAGTATCTGAAGGCCCTGGCAGCTTACAAAGCCAATCAGCTGTCACAG CAGGCGACTATAGAGGTGTTAGATGCTCCTGTGTCTCCTGCCGCCGCTGTGGCTCCGCCTCCTGAGCCCGCTCCGACCGTCACCCCGCAGCGCTCCTCCCGCATCCCGCTGCACGCGCCCGACAACAACACCATCACCAACATCTGCACCTCCAACATCATCCTGGACCTGCCGCAGGTGACCACGCGCTCACGCACAGGTGCGCACAAACCACAGGCCCCGCCCCCCGTCAACAAGATCATCATTCCCAAGCAGCTGCTGCAGTCTCCGCGGCAACCCCCGCCGCTGCAGCAGATGCAGGCCACGCCCCCTCCCCCGCGCCTGCAGCAGATGGTGCACTCCCAGGCTCCGCCCCCTCTGCAGGCCAAACCGCGCGGAGCCGCCGCCGTGGGGCAGGTGGTTACCATGGCGCCGCCGCCCCTGCAGATCAAGATCGTCCCGGCGCCCTCGCCGATCGTCATGACGACCGCGGCCTCACCTGTGGGGGAGGTGCCGCCGCCCGCTGCCATAGTAACAGACCTGTCGCCATCGGCAACCGAGGAGGTGGCTGAAGAAGGG atggaGGTGGAGCTGAACGTGTCTCCGGCTCCAGACGCTCGTCCTGCAGACGCTCCGAGTGTGTGTGTCCGCGCCGGCTGCAACAACCCACCGATCGAGAGCAAGGACTGGGACCGAGAGTACTGCAGCAACGAGTGTGTGGCCACTCACTGCag GGATGTGTTCATGGCCTGGTGTGCCATCAGAGGACAGAACTCAGCCACCgtcacatag